A region from the Canis lupus baileyi chromosome 27, mCanLup2.hap1, whole genome shotgun sequence genome encodes:
- the GUCD1 gene encoding protein GUCD1 isoform X3, producing MRTEAEAAGPPLEPEDFVQLPVPIIQQLYHWDCGLACSKMVLRYLGQVDDNEFESALQELRLTRSIWTIDLAYLMRHFGVRHRFCTQTLGVDKGYKNQSFYRKHFDTEETRVNQLFAQAKACKVLVEKCTVSVQDIQEHLAQGHVAIVLVNSGVLHCDLCSSPVKYCCFAPSGHRCFCRTPDYQGHFIVLRGYNRATGCIFYNNPAYADRECQAGRGRRNVQHQHQ from the exons ATGAGGACGGAGGCGGAGGCAGCGGGGCCACCGCTGGAGCCGG AAGACTTTGTGCAGCTGCCTGTGCCCATCATCCAGCAGCTCTACCACTGGGACTGCGGCCTGGCCTGCTCCAAGATGGTGCTGCG GTACCTGGGCCAGGTGGACGACAATGAGTTTGAGAGTGCCCTGCAGGAGCTGCGGCTAACCAGGAGCATCTGGACCATTGACCTGGCCTACCTGATGCGCCACTTTGGCGTGAGGCACCGCTTCTGCACACAGACCCTGGGTGTTGACAAGGGCTACAAGAACCAG TCCTTCTACAGGAAGCACTTTGACACAGAGGAGACCCGGGTGAACCAGTTGTTTGCACAAGCCAAGGCTTGCAAGGTGCTGGTGGAGAAATG cACAGTGAGCGTGCAGGACATCCAGGAGCACCTGGCACAGGGCCACGTGGCCATCGTGCTGGTGAACTCTGGAGTACTGCACTGCGACCTTTGCTCCAGTCCTGTCAAGTACTGCTGCTTCGCCCCCAGCGGCCACCGCTGCTTCTGCCGCACCCCTGACTACCAGGGCCACTTCATCGTGCTGCGCGGCTACAACCGGGCCACAGGCTGCATCTTCTACAACAATCCAGCCTATGCCGACCGTGAGTGCCAGGCGGGCAGGGGACG
- the GUCD1 gene encoding protein GUCD1 isoform X4 — protein MRTEAEAAGPPLEPEDFVQLPVPIIQQLYHWDCGLACSKMVLRYLGQVDDNEFESALQELRLTRSIWTIDLAYLMRHFGVRHRFCTQTLGVDKGYKNQSFYRKHFDTEETRVNQLFAQAKACKVLVEKCTVSVQDIQEHLAQGHVAIVLVNSGVLHCDLCSSPVKYCCFAPSGHRCFCRTPDYQGHFIVLRGYNRATGCIFYNNPAYADRECQAGRGRNVQHQHQ, from the exons ATGAGGACGGAGGCGGAGGCAGCGGGGCCACCGCTGGAGCCGG AAGACTTTGTGCAGCTGCCTGTGCCCATCATCCAGCAGCTCTACCACTGGGACTGCGGCCTGGCCTGCTCCAAGATGGTGCTGCG GTACCTGGGCCAGGTGGACGACAATGAGTTTGAGAGTGCCCTGCAGGAGCTGCGGCTAACCAGGAGCATCTGGACCATTGACCTGGCCTACCTGATGCGCCACTTTGGCGTGAGGCACCGCTTCTGCACACAGACCCTGGGTGTTGACAAGGGCTACAAGAACCAG TCCTTCTACAGGAAGCACTTTGACACAGAGGAGACCCGGGTGAACCAGTTGTTTGCACAAGCCAAGGCTTGCAAGGTGCTGGTGGAGAAATG cACAGTGAGCGTGCAGGACATCCAGGAGCACCTGGCACAGGGCCACGTGGCCATCGTGCTGGTGAACTCTGGAGTACTGCACTGCGACCTTTGCTCCAGTCCTGTCAAGTACTGCTGCTTCGCCCCCAGCGGCCACCGCTGCTTCTGCCGCACCCCTGACTACCAGGGCCACTTCATCGTGCTGCGCGGCTACAACCGGGCCACAGGCTGCATCTTCTACAACAATCCAGCCTATGCCGACCGTGAGTGCCAGGCGGGCAGGGGACG
- the GUCD1 gene encoding protein GUCD1 isoform X7 produces MRTEAEAAGPPLEPEDFVQLPVPIIQQLYHWDCGLACSKMVLRYLGQVDDNEFESALQELRLTRSIWTIDLAYLMRHFGVRHRFCTQTLGVDKGYKNQSFYRKHFDTEETRVNQLFAQAKACKVLVEKCRNVQHQHQ; encoded by the exons ATGAGGACGGAGGCGGAGGCAGCGGGGCCACCGCTGGAGCCGG AAGACTTTGTGCAGCTGCCTGTGCCCATCATCCAGCAGCTCTACCACTGGGACTGCGGCCTGGCCTGCTCCAAGATGGTGCTGCG GTACCTGGGCCAGGTGGACGACAATGAGTTTGAGAGTGCCCTGCAGGAGCTGCGGCTAACCAGGAGCATCTGGACCATTGACCTGGCCTACCTGATGCGCCACTTTGGCGTGAGGCACCGCTTCTGCACACAGACCCTGGGTGTTGACAAGGGCTACAAGAACCAG TCCTTCTACAGGAAGCACTTTGACACAGAGGAGACCCGGGTGAACCAGTTGTTTGCACAAGCCAAGGCTTGCAAGGTGCTGGTGGAGAAATG